From the Papaver somniferum cultivar HN1 chromosome 2, ASM357369v1, whole genome shotgun sequence genome, the window AGTAGTCTTCCTACTTACCACTAATTTGGATCTACTACTAGTTTACCCATTACCCTCAAAAACGGCTTTAGTTAACTGCAACTTGTATATCCATTCTACCGCCTTAAGACGAGCAAGCTTGTCTTCCTGTTTTGAATTCTTAGGGCTCCTTGTACCAGCTTTGGCAGCTACATATGCTTCTTCAGTGTTTCTTGAAGTTAGACCTACAGTAGCTAGCCTCGTGAGTGTCAGCTAGAATACAGGTATGTTAAATCAATCGTAACCATGGCGGAGAGGTAGGATGCCATGTTAATCACCGTTACAAAATGTACACAGCTCTCATTTACGGTACTGAATACACATTGAAGCAACAGACTAGATGTATTGAAGCATGGAGGTTACAGCCTTACAGTTACGATATATTTATAGACACTGGACTTTGTTTTACTATTGCACGGAAATTAGTTATTGTctgacaaaatataatgtggtgtATGATTTTTCTTTCTATGAAGACCATATATGCATGCTTAAATATACAACTGATAGAGGAAAGAATGGAGCAGTGACATTGGTTGGCTTGATTGACCGGATAGTAATTGTTGTCAGTTATTTGTGACTGAATGACTCAAAAAAGATTTGTTAATGCGTTGAAGTGTCATGTGCAGTATCATCTTTCCTTCTATTAGATTTTGTTGGTGGTTCTGTAACtattttgatatttttgctttctttctcttcttcaggTGGAGAATGCTAGGAAAGCAGCTAAACTCCTAGACAGTTGGACTCGTAGAAGCTATATAGCCGAATAGGCGTGCAAAAACTATGGGCGTGGAACCATGCAACTTTATGGGTCTCCTGTTTATATACAGCTAAACTCCTAGACAAATTCCTAGACAGTTAGACTCCTAGAAGCGATACAGCTGAATAGGCGTGCAATGGTGCCAGCCCATTGCAAGGGTATGCACTTGCACCCTTGCCCAGCTGGCTCCAAAGCCTATTTTTAGGCCcaattagaatttttttttacatataagcatatttttgagagattttttggggaccatggtttttttgggggaccatggtcttattaggccacctaccttacaatgttaagggatgtcctaaaatcaGATGAGATTACTAATTTGGTCCTCATCCTAATTAAATTAaccctaacctaataactatatctaacttaatctaaaacaaaaacctaaacatAATCCTAATCTAACTTagccgcacaaaaaaaaaaaaaaaaaacagttttgaggaactgttctcttcttcttttctcttcccccatttcaacatcgtcttcatcgattcataaaattttcatcgtcgattaatcaatcgattataagaatggttcttcgaaagaaaaccaatagactcccaggaacaggtcccccattaggacatctagcaaatcagtcaagtgattttgagattcataaagaagtggaagagCCAAGTGAATCCATATTCCAATATAATAGACACAGTAagaagcctgattctgccatgggaccgattcgcaggtattttccaacaaacccatacttttaatttgattttgattcgtttaattgaatagaaatcatcaaaatagcgttccaatggaagttacagtgcgttgttcggttaggacgaatttctagaaaaccctagtttgttaaccgaacttcctgaaaggaagaacacgaagaacagttcggttttatAGGATTCAAAACCGGGTCACCGAACTgccagttcggttagttcgcaaaaaagcctaaaacttttttctaaccgaacttcaccagttttgcaacaatttttttttcaacttgtaACCAAACTGTGCAATTTTGCCCgctattttgagtttttgtgtaACCGAACTGAGCTATCTTGTTCGGTTCATTcgcataatattctaaaactatttagtaaccgaactttaccaaaaaaaaaaacaaatttcaatataaccGAACTATGCTATTTTGCCttatatgttgagtttcaatttaaccgaacttgtccaaCTATGTTgtgttgcatacatgtggagttcggtttattcccaaaaaaccttgacaaaccaaACTCTTCACTATTAGTTACCAATGTTGAGTTCGATTTATTCGcaaaaaaaccttgacaaactgAACTCTTCAGTATTTGCACACATGTGGAGTTCAGTTTGatcgcaaaaaaccttgacaaaccgaactctttacTATTAGTGtccaatgttgagttcggtttattcgcaaaaaaccttgacaaaccgaactcttcagtatttgcacacatgtggagttcggtgtgTTCGCAAAAAACCTATTCAAACCGAACCTTACGCTGAGAACCCTTATGTTGCATCTGATTCAGTCAATCATTTATCGGTTAAgttaatatattttgttttcttgattagagGAAAACAACCTTTACTGGAAGATCTGAGAACTCCAACGCCTCGAGGCAAAGTACATTGTGGTGTCGGTAAGCGTagaaccaaaaatgctaagtatagaggtgggtcattaccgggtgttgtcatccaagatggtgtcaatagagataatgttgacaacgaaagccaacaagttaatgaagaaaTTGTGGAAGAGATGGAcaatcaagaacataatcaaggtggagaagatgaaccagctcaaggaggaggaaatgagggTGGCGATGATGAGGGTGAAATATGATCATCGCCACCCTCATTTCCTCATTTTCAACTAAATGAGGGTGGCACATTTCACCCTCATCATCGCGACCCTCATTTCCTCCTTCTTGAGCTggttcatcttctccaccttgattatgttcttgattgcccatctcttccacaatctcttcattaacttgttggctttcgttgtcaacattatctctattgacaccatcttggatgaaaacacccggtaatgactcacctccatacttagcatttttggttccacgcttacCGGTACCACAATGTACTTTGCctcgaggcgtgggagttctcagaTCTTTCAGTAAAGGTTGTTTTCTtctaatcaagaaaacaaaatatatttgCTTAACCGATATATTATTGACTAAATCAGATGCAACATAAGGGTTCTCAGCGTAAGGTTCGGTTTGAAAAAGTTTTTTGCGAAcacaccgaactccacatgtgtgcaaatactgaagagttcggtttgtcaagattttttgcgaataaaccgaactcaacattggtcactaatagtaaagagttcggtttgtcaaggttttttgcgatcaaaccgaactccacatgtgtgcaaatactgaagagttcggtttgtcaaggttttttgcgaataaaccgaactcaacattggtaactaatagtgaagagttcggtttgtcaaggttttttgtgaataaaccgaactccacatgtatgcaacacAACATAGTTGgaaaagttcggttaaattgaaactcaacatatagGGAAAAACAACATAGTTCAGTTATAtagaaatttattttttttatcgtaaagtagttttagaatattatgcgAACCAACCAAACAAGATAGCTCAGTTCGGTtacacaaaaactcaaaatagcGGGCAAAattgcacagttcggttacaagtggaaaaaaaattgttgcaaaactggtgaagttcggttagaaaaaagttttaggcttttttgcgaactaaccgaactggcAGTTCGGTGACCCGGTTTTGAATCCTATAAAACtgaattgttcttcgtgttcttccttttaggaagttcggttaacaaactagggttttctaGAAATTCTTCCTAACCGAATAGcgcactgtaacttccatttgaaccctattttgatgatttctattcaattaaacgaattaaaatcaaattaaaagtatgggtttgttggaaaatacctgcgaatcggtcccatggcagaatcaggcttcttactgcgtctattatattggattatggattcacttggctcttccacttctttatgaGTCTCAAAATCACTTGActgatttgctagatgtcctaatgggggacctgttTCTGGGAGTCTATTGGTTTTTttttcgaagaaccattcttatagtcgattgattaatcgacgatgaaaattttatgaatcgatgattaatcgatgaagacgatGTTGAAATGGGGGAAGAGGAAAGTAGAAGAGGAGAACAATttctcaaaactgtttttttttgttgtgtggctaggttagattaggattaggtttttgttttagattaagtTAGATGTAGTTATTAGGTTAGGGTTAATTTAATTAGGGTAAGAGCCAAATTAGTAATCTCATCtgattttaggacatcccttagcATTGTAGGGTAGGTGACCTAACAGGACCATggtccctcaaaaaaaccatggtccccaaaaaatctctCATAGTTTTACTTTTTTGCACccctaaagaatttttttttatacccATACCAAATTTTTGTACCCCATCCCATAATTCCTGGTTCCGCTCCTGCGTGCAAAAATTATTGGCGAATCTGATGCGCCATCCAGAACAGCATATACTATGGACACATTTCGAACGAAATGATTTAATGCCACCACTTCTTTACAAAGGCTGGATTGAGTTTTAATGTTATTGGTTTTAGCTAATAATATCTGGCCTGTGACGTTAGTCAAAGGTAATACCATTATCACCACAATTTGTCCACGATCATATTTAAGGTTATCTTGGTGTGGGAATGTCTTTACATTGTTATTCCTTTTGTACTTGCCAAGACTCCACTTTGATGTGCATCGACAATGCCTTTAAAGAGGATTCTAGAATGTACAATGTCCTTTCTAGCTAGTCTTGAACACGTTTCAGGCCAGATATATGCCAATATCCAAAGGGTTATTTGTAAAATCATCTTCATGCAAAGAAACTTCAATGCAATACAAAACAAAATACATTTAGTATGTCACAACTTGGGTTTGTCCAgtgcatgaaaagagtttcaCATATTCACACATTAAGGAATAACGACTCTAGAGTGTGGCTTTTGTATGTCTTATTCACTGATAAAACATTTTACTTGCACACTATGAGTTTCGTCTCTTACAAGGAAGATATTCTAAACAATGTCAATGAAAACTTGGAAGTCtctggttgaagaattgtttgAACAGTTGGTGTTTTATTTACCATGCTCTCCATCTCCAAAAGAAACTTCTTCATGGCAAGCCTTGGCAAATAAATTGGAACGAAGCAACCTTTGACTCCTATGTTATTCGTGTTGGATATATAAGGGCTTGACATCCAAAAATGTGAAGTCGGATTAACACCTAAAGCTGGCCCATCATACACTACTTCTCGGCAACCGATATCAACTTCACCAGCATTCCCCATGTGTCTCATATCTGACACAAAAAAGGTCCGCACGGTAGAAATGTTAGGTCGCCCTCTTACTGACATTAGATCCGCTGTTGATCTAAGGTAATCTTCATTCACTGCATTTTTTACATTCATCACCAACTCCAATGCGAAACTCAAAGGATTTTGAATCAACTTCTCCGTTGTCGACACTGCCACGGGATATGCAACTGCATTCCTATAGAATCCAGTTGGTAATGTGGAGTGAAGTTTCCCACGTGTACTAACAGAAATAACCACACGGACTTCTTCCTCGGGATCATATCCAATTGCAATTGTCCGGCATCTCCATAACCAGGCAGTGAGCAACTCGAAGGTAGTGCATGCTTGCAAATAAGGAGGAATATATTGTCTAAGGGCTGCCAATTCTTTGGAGCCAAAAAACAAGGAATGCTGAACCACGTCATCAAGGGATGGAAGTTTTTCTTTATGATCCGGTATAGCATCATATTCTCGATGTGCAAACATAATTTGTGGTGGGTCTCGAGCATTGAGTAAGTGTCTTTCCCATACTGGAAGAATAGATGGAGAGACTTTGCCTCGAGCAATTTCAGCTAGAGCTTTCACGAACTGGTGTATGCCTTGACCGTCACAAATAGTATGGTTGTATCTTAAACCAAAGATAAACCCTCCACACATAAGACGAGTCACCTGTGACCATTAAAAATCAGAATATGTTGTTACTGTACCATCAAACAATTTAATTCTATGTTAATTAAATTGTCAAACCATCTCACCTGTACGAACAACAAAGGGCAACTAAGAATATCTTTAGAATTAGATGGGGTGTAAAGAAGTTGTTCCAGACACGGAAATGGAGGTTTTACGAAATCACCACCCAATTTTTCGAGTCTAACATCAGCATCAGCCTCAATGAACAATACACCTTGAGCAGTGCATTGCACATGTAACTTACCTCCGGGAACTTCTTTTAGCCTACCAGCAAATGGGTAGTAAAAAACAAGTGCATCCGCTAATGCCTTCTTCATGACACCCACTATATCATCTGCCTTGCAAGTACTAGCCATACAAAAATCTTTTTTTCGGTACAAAAGAATTTTAGGCACATGAAAACGAAGACCTTCTCGATCATCAATATCAGATAAGTACTTGACTTCATAAGGTGTGGGCTTAGCTGGCACTATAAGTTCAGGTTCTTGTTTTCGTACGCTGAACACAAGAGATGGGAAATCCATGCTCTAATGAGGCGGAGAATTAGTTGCAGAGTTGAAAATGAGGAAATAGAAAGACATACCGTTTTGAGTGGGTTGTTCAAACGTTGTCATCAAGGTTAGCATACCTACCTAGCGAAGATAATTACGTAAACATTATTCAAATGTAACTTGACATGTTAGACCAGACTGGCTTAGGCTGGATTATTCTTAAAATAATGTCGTCATAGCTGTTTGGTTAATGCATGCACATTGCATGATCAAGGTTTGAGGTTCAAGAATCAAGTCTCTGGAGACGAGTCTTGTCGTAGCTATATGTAAAATCCTAAATCAGGTTCGTGCATTGGTGCATGGAAAGATCCTTCAATGTAGAACAAGATGCAGGACTTATttcgaggtttttttttttttttttttttttttttttttttttttttttttaaggtttaaaaTTCTTTTAAGGTTTATGAAAgggagagaaaaataataatgaagGAAATGCACAAATGAAGCCTCGTACTGTTTGGGGGTTGTGGGTTTTAAAGGGTACACCACTGCTTGCTCTTACCCAAGGAAATAAGTAAAAACGAAAGGGGGCACTTGTTACAAAATTAAACAGTAAATCCAAATCAAAAAGATGAAGAATTAGTCCATTTCCTCGTGGTCATTTTCTTTGCAATCACTTCCTTTAACCAGTAATTTGCTTTTTTTGTGGTTGTTTGGAGCGAAATACCCGATCTTTTTTTTTAACATTAATTTTGCTTGTTGCCATTTCTTGAGAAGGAATCTCATACATTTTTCTTGTACATTTGGATCCTCATTTTCGTTTGTTTGTACCTTGAACATCCTTTTCCATCTCATCATCCGCTCCATAATCCTTTCTCAACCATTTATAACCTGAAGGATCTCTTTCTTTCATTCTTCCAACAATTCCTTTACTTTTTTTTCCTACATACCTCTTTTTTTCGTAGGAGGCATCCCCTTTCTGTCCCCTTAGGTGGTTCCTTGCTTTTTGCCCCCGGGTTAGTGTAGCATATTTCTCGGCTAGCGCTTTTCCAATGTCAGTATCGGCAAACGTTCAACCAAAATCTTGATCAACTATTATTTCATTGAATGATATTTGTttccaaaagggatcaacatcttgaATCGGGATCACTTTGTCTTGGTATATGGCTTTAACATGTCGACATGGGagtcccaaacttgtcatgttaggacaaacacactcttcttcaAAGTTCCCCAACTTAAATTGTTGTACTTCATACATTATCTTATCAATTGCGCAGTGAAAACTTTAAATATAATTCCCCTTAGCCACTGATTGTCCAACCATTTGGTTTGTTTTTTACTTCGGCTTTTTTCAAAAGACTCTGTAACTCTATAGTGATCATGGCGGAAATACGCATCCATGGCTTCGAATACCGTAACTAAACCAGCATTACAACTATGAAGTTTCCTTTTCAACCAGTTGTGAGATGACTCCGTCGTGCTTGTAGATTGGTTGTCAAAGTGCTTATATTAGTTCGTGAACGTCGCTATAAACTTATATTTGTGCGGCTCCAaccaattatccaacaaatacttcacaacacttggataacaTGTTTTTCAATGAGCCATTAACATACGATAtctatcctcatattcatccaTCGTGATAGAATGTCTCAAGGCTCCCCAATTCAATGTGAAACTATCCCattttagttccgccaacttgtcatcctttTTAAATTTCTCCTTGGATTCCTTTTCTT encodes:
- the LOC113354534 gene encoding benzyl alcohol O-benzoyltransferase-like, coding for MDFPSLVFSVRKQEPELIVPAKPTPYEVKYLSDIDDREGLRFHVPKILLYRKKDFCMASTCKADDIVGVMKKALADALVFYYPFAGRLKEVPGGKLHVQCTAQGVLFIEADADVRLEKLGGDFVKPPFPCLEQLLYTPSNSKDILSCPLLFVQVTRLMCGGFIFGLRYNHTICDGQGIHQFVKALAEIARGKVSPSILPVWERHLLNARDPPQIMFAHREYDAIPDHKEKLPSLDDVVQHSLFFGSKELAALRQYIPPYLQACTTFELLTAWLWRCRTIAIGYDPEEEVRVVISVSTRGKLHSTLPTGFYRNAVAYPVAVSTTEKLIQNPLSFALELVMNVKNAVNEDYLRSTADLMSVRGRPNISTVRTFFVSDMRHMGNAGEVDIGCREVVYDGPALGVNPTSHFWMSSPYISNTNNIGVKGCFVPIYLPRLAMKKFLLEMESMVNKTPTVQTILQPETSKFSLTLFRISSL